The Lysobacter enzymogenes genome window below encodes:
- a CDS encoding DUF962 domain-containing protein yields MSQSFATFREFYPFYLSEHSNRTSRRLHFIGSCGVLALLALAIAQGRPWLLLAALVCGYGFAWVGHFFFEKNRPATFKHPFYSFAGDWVMFKDILTGKIRF; encoded by the coding sequence ATGTCCCAGAGTTTCGCCACGTTCCGCGAGTTCTATCCGTTCTACCTGAGCGAGCACAGCAACCGCACCAGCCGCCGCCTGCATTTCATCGGCAGTTGCGGGGTGCTGGCGCTGCTGGCGCTGGCGATCGCCCAGGGCCGGCCGTGGCTGCTGCTGGCGGCGCTGGTGTGCGGCTACGGCTTCGCCTGGGTCGGGCATTTCTTCTTCGAGAAGAACCGGCCGGCGACCTTCAAGCACCCGTTCTATTCCTTCGCCGGCGATTGGGTGATGTTCAAGGACATCCTGACCGGCAAGATCAGGTTTTGA
- a CDS encoding DUF6053 domain-containing protein, translating into MGGTSVPTLSAQCVAIRNRSVGTEVPRTKAGAARSGRATLRPAAASMHRHRLAAASPTRSN; encoded by the coding sequence GTGGGAGGGACTTCGGTCCCGACGCTGTCCGCTCAGTGCGTCGCAATCCGAAACAGAAGCGTCGGGACCGAAGTCCCTCGAACGAAGGCCGGCGCCGCTCGCAGCGGTCGCGCGACGCTTCGACCCGCCGCGGCATCCATGCACCGACACCGCCTTGCCGCCGCTTCGCCGACGCGCTCAAACTGA
- a CDS encoding DMT family protein: MLADRLYPILLLLGSNIFMTFAWYGHLKYKSAPLTVAIAVSWGIALFEYCLQVPANRMGSAVYSAPQLKGMQEVITLVVFACFSIWYLGQPLKWNHWAGFALIVVAAWLIFLD; the protein is encoded by the coding sequence ATGCTCGCCGACCGCCTCTACCCGATCCTGCTGTTGCTCGGCTCCAACATCTTCATGACCTTCGCCTGGTACGGGCACCTGAAGTACAAATCGGCGCCGCTGACCGTGGCGATCGCGGTCAGCTGGGGCATCGCCCTGTTCGAGTACTGCCTGCAGGTGCCGGCCAACCGCATGGGCAGCGCGGTCTATTCGGCGCCGCAGCTCAAGGGCATGCAGGAGGTCATCACCCTGGTGGTGTTCGCCTGCTTCTCGATCTGGTACCTGGGCCAGCCGCTGAAGTGGAACCACTGGGCCGGGTTCGCGCTGATCGTGGTCGCGGCGTGGCTGATCTTTCTGGACTGA
- the cysQ gene encoding 3'(2'),5'-bisphosphate nucleotidase CysQ, translating to MSAPAAPVFVADGALVEGAIAIARAAADAILTVYDGEFAVERKADASPVTAADLAAHHLILDGLARLTPDIPVLSEESADEIGTAERRAWDRLWLVDPLDGTREFVKRNGEFSVNLALIERGEPVFGVVLAPVGGALWHGARGGHAYRRDGEHERRVRVQVPPAQPLRVAASRSHHSQRSDDFLARAHREAAGGIAMVSLGSSLKFCRIAEGSLDLYPRFGPTSEWDTAAGQCVLEAAGGALLDPRGRPFRYNQRDNLLNGDFTALGDASLPWRSWRDG from the coding sequence ATGAGCGCGCCGGCCGCCCCCGTCTTCGTCGCCGACGGCGCCCTGGTCGAAGGCGCCATCGCCATCGCCCGCGCCGCGGCGGACGCGATCCTCACCGTCTACGACGGCGAATTCGCGGTCGAGCGCAAGGCCGACGCCTCGCCGGTCACCGCGGCCGATCTGGCCGCGCACCATCTGATCCTCGACGGGCTGGCCCGGCTGACCCCGGACATTCCGGTGCTGTCGGAAGAATCCGCCGACGAGATCGGCACCGCCGAGCGCCGCGCCTGGGACCGCCTGTGGCTGGTCGATCCGCTCGACGGCACCCGCGAGTTCGTCAAGCGCAACGGCGAATTTTCGGTGAATCTGGCCTTGATCGAACGCGGCGAACCGGTGTTCGGCGTGGTCCTGGCGCCGGTCGGCGGCGCGCTGTGGCACGGCGCGCGCGGCGGCCACGCTTACCGCCGCGACGGCGAGCACGAGCGCCGCGTGCGCGTGCAGGTGCCGCCGGCGCAGCCGCTGCGCGTCGCCGCCAGCCGCTCGCACCACAGCCAGCGCAGCGACGACTTCCTCGCCCGCGCCCATCGCGAAGCCGCCGGCGGCATCGCCATGGTCAGCCTGGGTTCTTCGTTGAAATTCTGCCGCATCGCCGAAGGCTCGCTGGACCTGTATCCGCGCTTCGGCCCGACCAGCGAGTGGGACACCGCCGCCGGCCAATGCGTGCTCGAAGCCGCCGGCGGCGCGCTGCTGGATCCGCGCGGCCGGCCGTTCCGTTACAACCAGCGCGACAACCTGCTCAACGGCGACTTCACCGCCCTGGGCGATGCGTCGCTGCCGTGGAGGAGCTGGCGCGATGGCTGA
- a CDS encoding diacylglycerol kinase, which produces MADEYGHLPRGPGRILKAATWSFQGLRAAWLHESSFRLEVYLFLVLAPVGWWFGETGVERSLLIGSILLVLSVELLNSAVEAVIERYGPEFHELAGRAKDMGSAAVFVLLMNVLLVWASILGPRLWQHLTG; this is translated from the coding sequence ATGGCTGACGAATACGGGCATCTGCCGCGCGGCCCCGGCCGCATCCTCAAGGCCGCGACCTGGTCGTTCCAGGGCCTGCGCGCGGCCTGGCTGCACGAGTCCTCGTTCCGGCTCGAGGTCTACCTGTTCCTGGTGCTCGCGCCGGTCGGCTGGTGGTTCGGCGAGACCGGGGTCGAGCGCTCGCTGCTGATCGGCTCGATCCTGCTGGTGCTGAGCGTGGAACTGCTCAACTCCGCGGTCGAGGCGGTGATCGAACGCTACGGCCCGGAATTCCACGAACTCGCCGGCCGCGCCAAGGACATGGGCTCGGCGGCGGTGTTCGTGCTGCTGATGAACGTGTTGCTGGTGTGGGCCTCGATCCTCGGCCCGCGCCTGTGGCAGCACTTGACGGGCTGA
- a CDS encoding ABC transporter permease, translated as MFALRGNWLRSALTSLGVIIGIAAVIVMVSVGQGTQSEIDKLVSGLGSNRLDISSGGGGRGGGGVRLSSSSFFTLTEADAEAIRNEVPEVQYVAASLRGGTQAVYAENNWSTQWQGVQPDFFDINGWSIGSGSNFEARDYGSGAKSVILGETVRRALFGDEDAIGQTIRLGRVPFTVIGTLNPKGQGGFGQDQDDVVLVPLETGRRRMLGATGLPNGAVMQVAVGVGRAEDVSYAQEQIEGLLRQRHKIQPGADDDFSVRNIAEVVATRTQTTRLMSLLLGAVATISLIVGGIGIMNIMLVSVTERIREIGLRMAVGAGPRDIQRQFLAEAMLISLIGGALGIAIGVVGTLLVSRLGALPVALNGQVIALAAGFSIATGLFFGYYPARKASQLDPIEALRQQ; from the coding sequence GTGTTCGCTCTGCGAGGCAATTGGCTGCGCAGCGCGCTGACCTCGCTCGGCGTCATCATCGGCATCGCCGCGGTGATCGTGATGGTCTCGGTCGGCCAGGGCACCCAGTCGGAAATCGATAAGTTGGTGTCGGGCCTGGGCTCGAACCGCCTAGATATCAGCTCCGGCGGCGGCGGACGCGGCGGTGGCGGCGTGCGCCTGAGCTCGTCGAGCTTCTTCACCCTGACCGAAGCCGACGCCGAGGCGATCCGCAACGAAGTGCCGGAAGTGCAGTACGTCGCCGCGTCGCTGCGCGGCGGCACCCAGGCCGTGTACGCCGAGAACAACTGGTCGACCCAGTGGCAGGGCGTGCAGCCGGACTTCTTCGACATCAACGGCTGGAGCATCGGCTCGGGCAGCAACTTCGAGGCGCGCGATTACGGCAGCGGCGCCAAGTCGGTGATCCTCGGCGAAACCGTGCGCCGCGCGCTGTTCGGCGACGAGGACGCGATCGGCCAGACCATCCGCCTGGGCCGGGTGCCGTTCACCGTAATCGGCACGCTGAACCCGAAGGGGCAGGGCGGTTTCGGCCAGGACCAGGACGACGTGGTGCTGGTGCCGCTGGAAACCGGGCGCCGGCGCATGCTCGGCGCGACCGGGCTGCCGAACGGCGCGGTGATGCAGGTCGCGGTCGGCGTCGGCCGCGCCGAGGACGTGTCGTACGCGCAGGAGCAGATTGAAGGGCTGCTGCGCCAGCGCCACAAGATCCAGCCCGGCGCGGACGACGATTTCAGCGTGCGCAACATCGCCGAAGTGGTCGCGACCCGCACCCAGACCACCCGGCTGATGTCGCTGCTGCTCGGCGCGGTGGCGACGATTTCGCTGATCGTCGGCGGCATCGGCATCATGAACATCATGCTGGTGTCGGTGACCGAGCGGATTCGCGAGATCGGCCTGCGCATGGCGGTCGGCGCCGGGCCGCGCGACATCCAGCGCCAGTTCCTGGCCGAGGCGATGCTGATCTCGCTGATCGGCGGCGCGCTCGGCATCGCCATCGGCGTGGTCGGCACCTTGCTGGTGAGCCGCCTCGGCGCGCTGCCGGTGGCCTTGAACGGGCAGGTGATCGCGCTGGCGGCGGGGTTCTCGATCGCGACCGGCTTGTTCTTCGGTTACTACCCGGCGCGCAAGGCGTCGCAGCTGGATCCGATCGAGGCGCTGCGCCAGCAGTAA
- a CDS encoding sensor histidine kinase, with amino-acid sequence MPQGLPRKIKLAFILQALIGSIAITLGILLAGLAVRHVVLEQRMQREADDYWEGRKRDPAYPLPRTSTTRGHFVPAGASDSVLPAQMRGVDSGLHNLPGGGKVVLVDRREPGSFYLVYSTSLIDEAILYTGLFSLLFSLLTTYLISWHTYRTSKRLVSPVSWLANVVSQWDPRDPDTSLIEPIKFPYDPGSEVRRLSSALSGLAERVSDFVQRERDFTRDASHELRTPLTVIRVATDLMLADPDTPVRAQRSLLRVQRAGRDMEAVIDAFLILARESDVEPQSEEFAVRDIVDNEMERILPLLNGKPVELHLYDEGGPRLTAPPHALGVMVANLLSNAVRFTDSGRIDVRLGRDSIEIRDTGIGMSVETLTKAFTPFYRADFSAGDGKGMGLSIVRRLGERFGWPVTLTSAPGQGTTAVIRFKPGLPPPLAPLPPAAPVPRVPEA; translated from the coding sequence ATGCCGCAAGGGCTACCGCGCAAGATCAAGCTTGCGTTCATCCTGCAAGCCTTGATCGGCAGCATAGCGATCACGCTGGGCATCCTCCTGGCGGGCTTGGCGGTGCGCCATGTGGTGCTCGAGCAGCGCATGCAGCGCGAGGCCGACGACTATTGGGAAGGGCGCAAGCGCGACCCGGCCTATCCGCTGCCGCGCACCTCGACCACGCGCGGCCACTTCGTCCCGGCCGGCGCCAGCGACTCGGTGCTGCCGGCGCAGATGCGCGGGGTCGATTCGGGCCTGCACAACCTGCCCGGCGGCGGCAAGGTGGTATTGGTGGACCGGCGCGAGCCCGGCAGCTTCTACCTGGTGTACTCGACCTCGCTGATCGACGAGGCGATCCTCTACACCGGCCTGTTCTCGCTGCTGTTCTCGCTGCTGACGACGTATCTGATCTCCTGGCATACCTACCGCACCTCCAAGCGGCTGGTGTCGCCGGTCAGCTGGCTGGCCAACGTGGTCTCGCAATGGGACCCGCGCGATCCCGACACCAGCCTGATCGAACCGATCAAGTTCCCCTACGACCCCGGCAGCGAAGTGCGCCGGCTGTCGAGCGCGCTGAGCGGGCTGGCCGAGCGCGTCAGCGACTTCGTCCAGCGCGAGCGCGACTTCACCCGCGATGCCAGCCACGAGTTGCGCACGCCGCTGACGGTGATCCGCGTCGCCACCGACCTGATGCTGGCCGACCCGGACACGCCGGTGCGCGCGCAGCGCTCGCTGCTGCGGGTGCAGCGCGCCGGCCGCGACATGGAGGCGGTGATCGACGCGTTCCTGATCCTGGCGCGCGAATCCGACGTGGAGCCGCAGTCGGAGGAGTTCGCGGTGCGCGACATCGTCGACAACGAGATGGAGCGGATCCTGCCGCTGCTCAACGGCAAGCCGGTGGAGCTGCACCTGTACGACGAAGGCGGCCCGCGCCTGACCGCGCCGCCGCACGCGCTCGGGGTGATGGTCGCCAACCTGCTCAGCAACGCGGTGCGCTTCACCGACAGCGGCCGCATCGACGTGCGCCTGGGCCGCGACAGCATCGAGATCCGCGACACCGGCATCGGCATGTCGGTGGAGACGCTGACCAAGGCCTTCACCCCGTTCTACCGCGCCGACTTCTCCGCCGGCGACGGCAAGGGGATGGGCCTGTCGATCGTGCGCCGGCTCGGCGAACGCTTCGGCTGGCCGGTGACCCTGACCAGCGCGCCGGGGCAGGGCACCACCGCGGTGATCCGGTTCAAGCCCGGGCTGCCGCCGCCGCTGGCGCCGTTGCCGCCGGCGGCGCCGGTGCCGCGGGTGCCTGAGGCCTGA
- a CDS encoding response regulator transcription factor — protein MQGTRDGGLVLIVEDNRNISEMVGEYLESRGFEVDYAADGLDGYRLATENSYDVVVLDLMLPRMDGIEVCKKLREEARKSTPVLMLTARDTLDEKLTGLSAGADDYLTKPFAIQELEARLRALIRRERRQVGGEVLKVADLVLDPASLRVTRGGSELQLSPIGLRLLTILMRESPRVVSRQEIEREIWGNGLPDSDTLRSHLYNLRKTIDKPFDKQLLHTVQSAGYRVADISQPPD, from the coding sequence ATGCAGGGTACGAGAGACGGGGGCCTGGTCCTCATCGTCGAAGACAACCGCAATATCTCCGAGATGGTGGGCGAGTACCTGGAAAGCCGAGGCTTCGAGGTCGATTACGCCGCCGACGGTCTTGACGGATACCGGTTGGCGACGGAGAACAGCTACGACGTGGTCGTGCTGGATCTGATGTTGCCGCGCATGGACGGCATCGAGGTCTGCAAGAAGCTGCGCGAGGAGGCCCGCAAGTCGACGCCGGTGCTGATGCTGACCGCGCGCGACACCCTCGACGAGAAGCTCACCGGCCTCAGCGCCGGCGCCGACGACTACCTGACCAAGCCGTTCGCGATCCAGGAACTGGAAGCGCGCCTGCGCGCCCTGATCCGGCGCGAGCGCCGCCAGGTCGGCGGCGAGGTGCTCAAGGTCGCCGACCTGGTGCTCGACCCGGCCAGCCTGCGGGTCACCCGCGGCGGCAGCGAACTCCAGCTCTCGCCGATCGGCCTGCGCCTGTTGACGATCCTGATGCGCGAATCGCCGCGCGTGGTCAGCCGGCAGGAGATCGAGCGCGAGATCTGGGGCAACGGCCTGCCCGATTCGGACACCTTGCGCAGCCATCTGTACAACCTGCGCAAGACCATCGACAAGCCTTTCGACAAGCAACTGCTGCATACCGTGCAGAGCGCCGGCTACCGGGTGGCGGACATTTCGCAGCCGCCGGACTGA
- a CDS encoding YnfA family protein, with product MLKTLLLFLITAVAEIVGCYLPYLWLRKAGSAWLLLPAAASLALFAWLLTLHPTASGRVYAAYGGVYVTVAIFWLWWVDAVKPSRWDLLGAALCLAGMAVIMFAPRPA from the coding sequence ATGCTCAAAACCCTGCTGCTGTTCCTCATCACTGCCGTCGCCGAAATCGTCGGCTGCTACCTGCCGTACCTGTGGCTGCGCAAGGCCGGCAGCGCCTGGCTGCTGCTGCCGGCCGCCGCGAGCCTCGCCCTGTTCGCCTGGCTGCTGACCCTGCATCCGACCGCCTCCGGGCGCGTTTACGCGGCTTACGGCGGCGTCTACGTCACCGTCGCGATCTTCTGGCTGTGGTGGGTCGACGCGGTCAAGCCCAGCCGCTGGGATCTGCTCGGCGCGGCGCTGTGTCTGGCCGGGATGGCGGTCATCATGTTCGCGCCGCGTCCGGCCTGA
- a CDS encoding efflux RND transporter periplasmic adaptor subunit — protein MSAAQPTSSRPSLRPRKSPWPKRAAIAVAVLALAGIGWHFYSKRSAEEAAGAYRTAKIERGDIRVTISATGALSAISTVDVGSQISGQVIDVLADYNDHVSKGQVIARIDPATYEAQINQGNAQVANARASLATAQATLRNAELDYQRKSSLVKDQLIARSDADLARAALDQARAQLNGAQAQIEQQIASTQTSRLNLQRTVIRAPVDGVVLTRSIEPGQTVAASLQAPVLFQIAEDLSKMEIVLAIDEADIGQVKPGQAVNFTVDSFPDRKFRGAVQQVRLSATNTSNVITYPVVVSVDNADGVLLPGMTANAEIEVSHRDDVLRVGNAALRYKPDDDAAAAAGATPGGPGGGQRGGLGNDLPRVAEQLKLSAEQRAAFDAALEQMKQRMAARSAAPAGANGGPPGGGAPTIIMGGRGPGGGGGNNNNRNRAAGAVSGAARQRMLERFNQQFGAFRGLLSDEQKQKWDSEIGALVSARRAPLYKLVGGKPEAVTVRVGASDGSWTEVSGNVKEGDEVVVGSGRGAK, from the coding sequence ATGAGCGCAGCCCAGCCGACCTCGTCCCGTCCTTCCCTGCGCCCGCGCAAGTCGCCCTGGCCCAAGCGCGCCGCCATCGCCGTGGCGGTGCTGGCCCTGGCCGGCATCGGCTGGCACTTCTACAGCAAGCGCAGCGCCGAGGAAGCGGCCGGTGCCTACCGCACCGCCAAGATCGAGCGCGGCGACATCCGCGTGACGATCTCCGCGACCGGCGCGCTGTCGGCGATCTCCACCGTCGACGTCGGCAGCCAGATTTCCGGGCAGGTCATCGACGTGCTGGCCGACTACAACGACCACGTGAGCAAGGGCCAGGTGATCGCGCGCATCGACCCGGCCACCTACGAGGCGCAGATCAACCAGGGCAACGCCCAGGTCGCCAACGCCCGCGCCTCGCTGGCCACCGCGCAGGCGACCCTACGCAACGCCGAGCTCGACTACCAGCGCAAATCCTCGCTGGTCAAGGACCAGCTGATCGCGCGCAGCGACGCCGACCTGGCCCGCGCCGCGCTCGATCAGGCGCGCGCCCAGCTCAACGGCGCTCAAGCGCAGATCGAACAGCAGATCGCCTCGACCCAGACCTCGCGCCTGAACCTGCAGCGCACGGTGATCCGCGCGCCGGTCGACGGCGTGGTCCTGACCCGCAGCATCGAGCCCGGCCAGACCGTGGCCGCGAGCCTGCAGGCGCCGGTGCTGTTCCAGATCGCCGAAGACCTGTCGAAGATGGAGATCGTGCTGGCCATCGACGAGGCCGACATCGGCCAGGTCAAGCCGGGCCAGGCGGTCAACTTCACCGTCGATTCCTTCCCCGACCGCAAGTTCCGCGGCGCGGTGCAGCAGGTGCGCCTGTCGGCGACCAACACCAGCAACGTCATCACCTATCCGGTGGTGGTCTCGGTCGACAACGCCGACGGCGTGCTGCTGCCGGGCATGACCGCCAACGCCGAGATCGAAGTCAGCCACCGCGACGACGTGCTGCGCGTCGGCAACGCTGCGCTGCGCTACAAGCCCGACGACGACGCGGCGGCCGCGGCCGGCGCAACGCCCGGCGGGCCCGGCGGCGGCCAGCGCGGCGGCCTCGGCAACGACCTGCCGCGCGTCGCCGAGCAGCTCAAGCTCAGCGCCGAGCAGCGCGCCGCGTTCGACGCCGCGCTGGAGCAGATGAAGCAGCGCATGGCCGCGCGCAGCGCCGCGCCTGCGGGCGCCAACGGCGGTCCGCCGGGCGGCGGCGCGCCGACGATCATCATGGGCGGCCGCGGGCCGGGCGGCGGTGGCGGCAACAACAACAACCGCAACCGCGCCGCCGGCGCGGTCTCCGGCGCGGCGCGCCAGCGCATGCTGGAACGCTTCAACCAACAGTTCGGCGCGTTCCGCGGCCTGCTCAGCGACGAGCAGAAGCAGAAGTGGGACAGCGAAATCGGCGCCTTGGTCAGCGCGCGCCGCGCGCCGCTGTACAAGCTGGTCGGCGGCAAGCCCGAAGCGGTGACGGTGCGGGTCGGCGCCAGCGACGGCAGCTGGACTGAGGTGTCGGGCAACGTCAAGGAAGGCGACGAAGTCGTCGTCGGCAGCGGGCGCGGCGCGAAATGA
- the mazG gene encoding nucleoside triphosphate pyrophosphohydrolase, which yields MAEVLNLPPGIAGLLEIMTRLRDRERGCPWDIEQTFASIAAYTVEEAYEVADAIDRGDLDALKDELGDLLLQVVFHSRMAQEQDAFAFEDVVAAISDKMVRRHPHVFGEASVEDADAQTVAWEEQKRRERQAAGESDTSALAGIARGLPEWQRAVKLQKRAATVGFDWPAPAPVIAKLHEEIEEVRVEFDAVAAAPDDAAARDRLEEEIGDVLFVCANLARHAKVDVGAALRRANLKFERRFRAMELQAAQDGMGLAELSLERQDEYWEKAKRAERGE from the coding sequence ATGGCTGAAGTGTTGAACCTGCCGCCGGGCATCGCCGGCCTGCTGGAAATCATGACCCGCCTGCGCGACCGCGAACGCGGCTGCCCGTGGGACATCGAGCAGACCTTCGCCAGCATCGCCGCGTACACCGTCGAGGAAGCCTACGAAGTCGCCGACGCGATCGACCGCGGCGACCTCGACGCGCTCAAGGACGAACTCGGCGATCTGCTGCTGCAAGTCGTGTTCCATTCGCGCATGGCCCAGGAGCAGGACGCGTTCGCGTTCGAGGACGTGGTCGCGGCGATCAGCGACAAGATGGTGCGCCGGCATCCGCACGTGTTCGGCGAAGCCAGCGTCGAGGACGCCGACGCGCAGACGGTGGCGTGGGAAGAACAAAAACGCCGCGAACGCCAGGCCGCCGGCGAGTCCGACACCTCGGCCCTGGCCGGCATCGCCCGCGGCCTGCCGGAATGGCAGCGCGCGGTGAAACTGCAAAAGCGCGCGGCCACGGTCGGTTTCGACTGGCCGGCGCCGGCGCCGGTGATCGCCAAGCTGCACGAAGAGATCGAGGAAGTGCGGGTCGAGTTCGACGCGGTCGCCGCCGCGCCCGACGACGCGGCCGCGCGCGACCGGCTCGAGGAGGAGATCGGCGACGTGCTGTTCGTCTGCGCCAATCTCGCCCGTCATGCCAAGGTCGATGTCGGCGCCGCGCTGCGCCGCGCCAACCTCAAGTTCGAACGCCGCTTCCGCGCGATGGAGTTGCAGGCCGCGCAGGACGGCATGGGTCTGGCGGAGCTGTCGCTGGAGCGGCAGGACGAGTATTGGGAAAAAGCCAAGCGGGCCGAGCGCGGCGAGTGA
- the bioA gene encoding adenosylmethionine--8-amino-7-oxononanoate transaminase, protein MLTEPGNAAADAWRERDLNVLWHPCTQMREHPHTLPLLPIASGRGPWLIGHDGSRYLDAISSWWTNIFGHAEPRIAAAIGEQARTLEHVILAGVSHPPAVELAERLLAIAPRQAGRAPLAKVFYADNGSAGVEVALKMAFHWFRNRGEDRRTKFVALENGYHGETLGALAVGDIPLYRRIYAPLLIESLFAPSPDAYQCEPGQSPAERARQAAQALRDLLERHAGEVCAMILEPRVQCAGGMRMHDPEYLRLAREICDEHGVFLIADEIAVGFGRTGTMFASEQAGVMPDLLCLSKGLTGGSLPLAAVLATQSIYDGFLDDSRERAFLHSHSYTGNPLACAAALASLSIFAEDDVIERNRATSARMAELAAPLGEHAHVADLRQAGMIVAFELTRGGDKRTPFDPAARIGLRAYRAALQRGVLLRPLGDVLYWMPPYCVDEDALQLLARTTREAIDHAIAEADA, encoded by the coding sequence ATGCTAACAGAGCCCGGCAACGCTGCGGCGGACGCCTGGCGCGAACGCGACTTGAACGTGCTGTGGCACCCGTGCACCCAAATGCGCGAGCACCCGCACACCCTGCCCTTGCTGCCGATCGCCAGCGGCCGCGGGCCGTGGCTGATCGGCCACGACGGCAGCCGCTACCTGGACGCGATTTCCAGTTGGTGGACCAACATCTTCGGCCACGCCGAGCCGCGCATCGCCGCGGCCATCGGCGAACAGGCGCGGACCCTGGAGCACGTGATCCTGGCCGGCGTGTCGCACCCGCCGGCGGTGGAACTGGCCGAACGCCTGCTCGCGATCGCCCCGCGCCAGGCCGGGCGCGCGCCGCTGGCCAAGGTGTTCTACGCCGACAACGGCTCGGCCGGGGTCGAGGTCGCGCTGAAGATGGCCTTCCACTGGTTCCGCAACCGCGGCGAGGACCGCCGGACCAAATTCGTCGCCCTGGAGAACGGCTACCACGGCGAAACCCTCGGCGCGCTCGCGGTCGGCGATATCCCATTGTACCGGCGCATCTACGCGCCTTTGCTGATCGAGTCGCTGTTCGCGCCGTCGCCCGACGCCTACCAGTGCGAACCCGGGCAGAGCCCGGCCGAACGCGCCCGCCAGGCCGCGCAGGCTTTGCGCGATCTGCTCGAACGCCATGCCGGGGAAGTCTGCGCGATGATCCTGGAGCCGCGCGTGCAGTGCGCCGGCGGCATGCGCATGCACGACCCGGAGTACCTGCGGCTGGCGCGCGAGATCTGCGACGAGCACGGCGTATTCCTGATCGCCGACGAGATCGCGGTCGGCTTCGGCCGCACCGGCACGATGTTCGCAAGCGAACAGGCCGGGGTCATGCCCGACCTGCTGTGCCTGTCCAAGGGCCTGACCGGCGGCTCGCTGCCGCTGGCGGCGGTGCTGGCGACCCAATCCATCTACGACGGCTTCCTCGACGATTCGCGCGAACGCGCGTTCCTGCATTCGCACAGCTACACCGGCAACCCGCTGGCGTGCGCGGCGGCGCTGGCGAGCCTGTCGATCTTCGCCGAGGACGATGTGATCGAACGCAACCGCGCCACCAGCGCGCGCATGGCCGAACTGGCCGCGCCGCTGGGCGAACACGCGCACGTCGCCGACCTGCGTCAGGCCGGCATGATCGTCGCGTTCGAACTGACCCGCGGCGGCGACAAGCGCACGCCGTTCGATCCGGCCGCGCGCATCGGTTTGCGCGCCTACCGCGCCGCGCTGCAACGCGGCGTGCTGCTGCGCCCGCTCGGCGACGTGCTGTACTGGATGCCGCCGTACTGCGTCGACGAAGACGCGCTGCAACTGCTCGCGCGGACCACGCGCGAGGCCATCGACCACGCCATCGCCGAGGCCGACGCATGA
- a CDS encoding ABC transporter ATP-binding protein, which translates to MSVAAVPARGDAVIETRALGKVYSPGSEAEVIALHGVDLRIARGEFVALMGPSGSGKSTLMNLIGCLDTPSSGVYLCDGVDVATLDKEERAILRRDKIGFVFQGFNLLPRMNALENVAMPMGYANVRRDERMQRAQEALEAVGLGQRAGHRPSELSGGQQQRVAIARALINRPPILLADEPTGALDTRTGEEILALFKSLQAQDHTVVLITHDPDVAAHADRIFVMRDGELHEQEQERGLER; encoded by the coding sequence ATGAGCGTTGCGGCCGTTCCCGCGCGCGGCGATGCGGTGATCGAGACCCGCGCGCTGGGCAAGGTCTATTCGCCCGGCAGCGAGGCCGAGGTGATCGCGCTGCACGGCGTCGACCTGCGCATCGCGCGCGGCGAATTCGTCGCACTGATGGGGCCCTCGGGTTCGGGCAAGTCGACCCTGATGAACCTGATCGGCTGCCTGGACACGCCGAGCAGCGGCGTCTACCTGTGCGACGGCGTCGACGTGGCCACGCTCGACAAGGAAGAACGCGCGATCCTGCGCCGCGACAAGATCGGCTTCGTGTTCCAGGGCTTCAACCTGCTGCCGCGGATGAACGCGCTGGAGAACGTGGCGATGCCGATGGGCTACGCCAACGTGCGCCGCGACGAGCGCATGCAGCGCGCGCAGGAAGCGCTGGAAGCGGTCGGTCTGGGCCAGCGCGCCGGCCACCGGCCCAGCGAACTGTCCGGCGGCCAGCAACAGCGCGTGGCGATCGCCCGCGCGCTGATCAACCGCCCGCCGATCCTGCTCGCCGACGAACCCACCGGCGCGCTCGACACCCGCACCGGCGAGGAGATCCTGGCGTTGTTCAAGAGCCTGCAGGCGCAGGACCACACCGTGGTGCTGATCACCCACGACCCGGACGTGGCCGCGCACGCCGACCGCATCTTCGTGATGCGCGACGGCGAGTTGCACGAGCAGGAGCAGGAGCGGGGGCTGGAGCGATGA